A section of the Corynebacterium tuberculostearicum genome encodes:
- the secF gene encoding protein translocase subunit SecF has product MAVSTKHKISRMDRLYEDERGYDFIGRTKLWYGITAALIVAAVAAILIRGFSLSIDFEGGTTLSMPAGDLKEDEVSQVFEDTTGVEPEQVHIVGAGDSETLEIVSERLSQEDVNAARAAIYDNFQPKDENGKATPDAIGSSTVSESWGSSITQRMLIAMLVFLVAATVYVAIRLQKTMAFAAIIALIADGVIIAGIYALFGFEVSPAVIIGLLTVLTFSMYDSVIVFDKINENTEGLEGQRKKTFAELTNLAINQTVMRSISTSVISALPIIALFVVAVWLMGIGTLRDLALIQLIGVVEGIFSSIFFATPLVVTFANMSKRIKRHNKRVMDYRAGKDENAAAESGAASSGRTVVSPVSAQSTPAEIEDDPSESTGQPGVTWRPGR; this is encoded by the coding sequence ATGGCTGTTTCGACTAAGCACAAGATTTCCCGGATGGACCGCCTCTACGAGGACGAGCGCGGTTATGACTTCATCGGTCGCACCAAGCTGTGGTACGGCATCACTGCAGCACTAATCGTGGCAGCAGTGGCCGCGATCCTCATTCGTGGTTTCTCGCTCTCGATTGACTTCGAAGGTGGCACCACGTTGTCGATGCCGGCAGGCGACCTCAAGGAAGACGAGGTAAGCCAGGTCTTCGAAGACACCACCGGTGTAGAACCCGAGCAGGTTCACATCGTGGGCGCTGGCGATTCTGAGACCTTGGAAATCGTTTCTGAGCGCCTGAGCCAAGAGGACGTGAATGCGGCCCGCGCGGCTATCTATGACAACTTCCAGCCGAAGGATGAAAACGGCAAGGCCACTCCGGATGCCATTGGCTCGTCCACGGTATCCGAATCCTGGGGTTCTTCTATTACCCAGCGCATGCTCATTGCCATGCTGGTCTTCCTAGTAGCCGCGACCGTCTACGTGGCCATTCGCTTGCAGAAGACCATGGCTTTTGCCGCAATTATCGCGCTGATTGCAGACGGCGTGATCATCGCCGGTATTTACGCCCTGTTTGGCTTCGAAGTTTCCCCGGCCGTCATTATTGGTCTGCTTACCGTCCTGACCTTCTCCATGTATGACTCGGTCATCGTCTTTGACAAGATCAACGAAAATACGGAAGGCCTCGAGGGCCAGCGCAAGAAGACCTTTGCTGAGTTGACAAACTTGGCTATTAACCAGACCGTCATGCGCTCGATTTCTACCTCGGTAATTTCTGCGCTGCCTATCATCGCGCTCTTCGTGGTCGCCGTGTGGCTCATGGGTATCGGTACCCTCCGCGATTTGGCGCTCATCCAGCTCATCGGCGTGGTCGAGGGCATTTTCTCCTCCATCTTCTTTGCTACGCCGCTGGTCGTGACCTTCGCCAACATGTCCAAGAGGATCAAGCGTCACAACAAGCGGGTCATGGACTACCGTGCTGGCAAGGACGAGAATGCCGCGGCAGAATCTGGGGCAGCATCCTCCGGTCGCACCGTGGTCTCACCAGTGAGCGCACAGTCCACCCCGGCTGAGATCGAAGACGATCCGTCCGAGTCCACTGGGCAACCTGGCGTAACCTGGCGCCCGGGCCGGTAG
- the secD gene encoding protein translocase subunit SecD, whose product MKNSNRQWPKRALALFVLIVVVIYALIFLTGSRQSTPKLGIDLQGGTRVTLAPQGEEPTQDQLKQARNILEQRVNGMGVSGSEVVINGNTLVITVPGEDASQAQAVGQTSQLFFRPVAKPSMPDMEKLNKELEDMANRWVKYNVLSADEANKQMEQMTQSIAQQEAQMTGKEPKKQKAPKVSAKPLEEPSNSIEQTKRRDEVTEMLLKDRQSEDPTTQAAASALMTCQGSSDPLAGADDPAKPFVTCDYSNGNPYVLEPAPLLNGIKDENGTRLTGNEIDTNSPIEGGLNGQSGQMEINFSFKTGDGPNGSQTWADLTQEHLKDQVAITLDSGVISAPFIQGATPVGSATSITGDFSQEEAQSLANNLKYGALPLSFAGENGEPGGTVESIPPTLGKAALQAGLIAGLVGLVLVMAYSLYYFRALAGVSLIFLIASGLLTYGSLVLLGRWIGYSLDLSGIAGLVIGVGATADSFVVYYERIKDELLEGRTFRSATQKAWERARATIVTGNAVTLIGSVVVYFLAIGEVKGFAFTMGLTTVFDLIVSFLVMAPLMQMVGRRPAAAKPSMNGLGGIYALVEERRERGYFGSGRRQANAAESASAKEPATKETAGVSAAGTARSVDAAEDEEK is encoded by the coding sequence ATGAAAAATAGCAATCGCCAATGGCCGAAGCGCGCGCTCGCGCTCTTCGTGCTCATTGTGGTTGTTATCTATGCGCTTATCTTTCTAACTGGTAGCCGTCAAAGCACCCCAAAGCTTGGCATCGACTTGCAGGGCGGTACCCGCGTAACGCTGGCGCCGCAAGGCGAGGAACCCACCCAAGACCAGCTCAAGCAAGCACGCAATATTTTGGAACAGCGTGTTAACGGCATGGGTGTTTCTGGTTCTGAGGTTGTCATCAACGGCAATACCCTGGTCATTACCGTGCCAGGTGAAGACGCCTCCCAGGCACAGGCCGTGGGCCAGACCTCGCAGCTGTTCTTCCGTCCGGTGGCAAAGCCCTCCATGCCGGACATGGAAAAGCTCAATAAGGAGCTGGAAGATATGGCCAATCGCTGGGTGAAGTACAACGTACTCAGCGCAGACGAGGCCAATAAGCAGATGGAACAGATGACCCAGTCCATCGCTCAGCAAGAAGCACAGATGACTGGCAAGGAGCCAAAGAAACAGAAGGCTCCTAAGGTCAGCGCCAAGCCGCTTGAGGAGCCAAGCAACTCCATTGAGCAGACTAAGCGCCGTGATGAAGTCACGGAGATGCTCCTGAAGGACCGTCAGTCCGAGGACCCGACCACCCAGGCAGCAGCCTCCGCGCTGATGACCTGCCAGGGCAGCAGCGACCCACTGGCCGGCGCCGATGATCCTGCCAAGCCATTTGTTACCTGTGACTACTCCAACGGCAATCCGTACGTTCTGGAGCCCGCACCGCTTCTCAATGGCATTAAGGACGAAAACGGCACCCGCCTCACCGGTAACGAGATCGATACCAATTCTCCGATCGAAGGCGGCCTGAACGGTCAATCCGGTCAGATGGAGATCAACTTCTCCTTCAAGACCGGTGATGGCCCGAACGGCTCTCAGACCTGGGCGGACCTGACCCAGGAACACTTAAAGGACCAGGTAGCCATCACCCTTGACTCTGGGGTTATTTCCGCACCGTTCATTCAGGGCGCAACCCCAGTTGGTTCTGCTACCTCCATTACTGGTGACTTTAGCCAGGAGGAGGCACAGAGCCTGGCAAATAACCTAAAGTATGGCGCACTGCCGTTGTCCTTCGCCGGTGAAAATGGCGAGCCGGGTGGCACCGTAGAGTCCATTCCGCCAACACTGGGTAAGGCCGCTCTGCAGGCCGGCCTCATTGCAGGCCTTGTTGGCCTGGTACTCGTGATGGCCTATTCGCTGTACTACTTCCGCGCGCTGGCCGGCGTATCCCTTATCTTCCTCATTGCCTCTGGCCTCCTGACCTATGGCTCCCTGGTTCTGCTGGGCCGCTGGATCGGTTACTCGCTGGACCTTTCCGGCATCGCCGGTCTGGTCATCGGTGTGGGCGCAACCGCTGACTCCTTCGTGGTCTACTACGAGCGCATCAAGGACGAGCTCCTCGAGGGACGCACCTTCCGCTCCGCTACGCAAAAGGCGTGGGAGCGCGCTCGTGCCACCATTGTGACCGGTAACGCGGTGACCCTGATTGGCTCTGTTGTGGTCTACTTCCTCGCCATCGGTGAGGTGAAGGGCTTCGCCTTTACCATGGGCCTGACCACCGTCTTCGACCTGATCGTATCCTTCTTGGTCATGGCTCCGCTGATGCAGATGGTGGGCCGACGTCCGGCTGCCGCTAAACCTTCGATGAATGGCCTCGGCGGTATCTACGCACTGGTGGAAGAGCGCCGTGAACGCGGCTACTTTGGCTCGGGACGTCGTCAAGCGAACGCTGCTGAATCCGCGAGTGCAAAGGAGCCAGCCACCAAGGAAACGGCAGGAGTTTCTGCCGCAGGAACCGCACGTTCCGTAGATGCTGCGGAAGATGAGGAGAAATAA